One Malania oleifera isolate guangnan ecotype guangnan chromosome 9, ASM2987363v1, whole genome shotgun sequence DNA segment encodes these proteins:
- the LOC131165045 gene encoding uncharacterized protein LOC131165045, with protein MEPAKIDWRSIESTFVKDDLYEHINAPQWVDFSVCEDSVNDEAWFCRPDCRHPKTAEDFLKSTPTSKLKRLGLVDISDMLSLGDRNRRDANLKRRGAAQPSVLAKNSPRSKKFTEDSENQNPNLHTPPHHQAKPMKAAFKSSTEKKKLIDDSSQDAETPWLKRTLSARNLFAGRDILNQVTEFCHELKRLAMKAKDRENTEKLDVKKSPVGGKKQMVREAGREILGELDEREKDRKPLLEMSKERTEAVGNSSGKQRRKKRADEAENTPLSPLSVDLKNIKRREENLLQIRTNPPTPQCFSAAHDATKSSPAKPSRSRLPERGIRQELEQSSNKEMMKNQTEDNGNNARSVSIVAEREAKALDVFWFLKPCTLSS; from the exons atggagcCGGCGAAAATCGACTGGAGAAGCATAGAATCCACATTCGTAAAAGACGATCTTTACGAGCACATAAACGCGCCGCAATGGGTCGATTTCTCTGTTTGCGAAGATTCTGTAAATGATGAAGCTTGGTTCTGTAGACCTG ATTGCAGACACCCAAAGACAGCTGAGGATTTTCTTAAATCGACTCCCACGTCAAAG CTGAAGCGTCTTGGATTAGTTGATATATCTGATATGCTTTCACTCGGCGACAGGAATCGAAG GGATGCTAATTTGAAGAGAAGAGGGGCGGCTCAACCTTCAGTTTTAGCTAAAAACAGTCCCAGATCAAAGAAATTCACCGAAGATAGTGAGAATCAAAACCCTAATCTCCACACTCCTCCTCATCATCAAGCTAAACCCATGAAAGCTGCATTCAAATCAAGCACTGAGAAGAAAAAACTGATCGATGATTCATCTCAAGATGCCGAGACACCGTGGCTGAAAAGAACGCTTTCAGCGCGGAATCTGTTTGCAGGACGGGATATATTGAATCAGGTAACAGAATTTTGTCATGAGTTGAAGAGATTGGCCATGAAAGCGAAGGACAGAGAAAACACGGAGAAGTTGGACGTGAAGAAAAGCCCAGTGGGTGGGAAGAAGCAGATGGTAAGGGAGGCTGGAAGAGAGATTTTGGGCGAGTTGGATGAGAGAGAGAAGGACAGGAAGCCATTGCTGGAGATGAGTAAAGAAAGAACTGAGGCAGTGGGGAATAGTAGTGGCAAGCAGAGAAGGAAGAA AAGAGCTGATGAGGCAGAGAACACTCCACTGAGTCCACTGTCTGTGGATTTGAAGAACATCAAGCGCAGGGAGGAGAACCTGTTGCAAATCCGGACAAACCCTCCCACTCCCCAGTGCTTTTCTGCCGCCCATGATGCAACAAAAAGTTCCCCTGCCAAGCCTTCCCGGTCTAGACTTCCG GAAAGGGGAATCCGTCAAGAACTGGAGCAAAGCAGCAATAAAGAGATGATGAAGAATCAAACAGAGGACAACGGCAATAATGCAAGAAGTGTTTCTATTGTTGCTGAAAGAGAAGCAAAAGCCTTAGATGTATTTTGGTTCCTTAAGCCTTGCACACTTTCTAGCTAG